The Campylobacter hyointestinalis subsp. hyointestinalis nucleotide sequence AAAGGAAATTTATGCGTATAAGAATTTACTATGAAGATACCGATGCTGGTGGGATAGTTTACCATTCAAACTATATTAAATTTTGTGAACGTGCTAGGAGTGAGTTTTGTTTTACAAACGGTGTCAAATTTAGCAAAGATAGACACTTTGTTGTTACGAAAATACTTGCTAATTATATCAAGCCCGCAGTTTTAGGCGATATGATAGATGTAAAAACTAAAGTAAATAAAATCGGCAAAGCAAGTATGATCTTAGATCAAGAAATTTTCAGAGTCGCTTCATTAGAAACTCAGTGTTTTGAGCTGCTCTTCACAGCTCAGATAACAGTGGCTTTTATGTGTCATGGACGAGTAGGAAAGATGGGTGATGAACTTGCTTCGCTATTTGCGTCTAAGCTGTAAAAGCCAAATTGATTGCTTTTCATTATCTTTGTATCATAAATAACTTGATTGTTTTGCACTTTTTCATCAAACAGTGAGCTTGCGTCACTATTTATAAATTTAGTATAGATATAATCAAACCCGAAAGTAGATGAATAAGCAACCCAGTCGTACTCTATGTTTTGTCCTAAGATGGCGTTATTTGAAATGATCTCATCGTCGATTTTAGATATGGAGTTTGCTATGTACATATTTTTTCTATCATTTGGTTGAGTTAGGCTCAAAAGAGCGTTGTTGTAGTTGATCTGAGTTGAAAGTAAAGTGTTTGGATTTAGATCAAATACTCTAAATTGAGAGCTAAGAAGCGCTGTTTTTATGAGAGGAGTATTTAAAAATATAGACGAGTTTCTAAGTCTAGAGTTGTTTTCAAGAGTAGGTTTTAGATCAAGCTTGTTTCCGCTTATCTCTTTTGTGTATACTGGCGTACTAAGGTTGTTTATATAGCTGTTTAGCATATTTCCTAGCCTACTACCGTCGTTAAATACGGCTATTTTTTGGTTTGAATAAGAGAGTAGTTTTTTTATCTGATCTTCATAGTCGATA carries:
- a CDS encoding YbgC/FadM family acyl-CoA thioesterase; amino-acid sequence: MRIRIYYEDTDAGGIVYHSNYIKFCERARSEFCFTNGVKFSKDRHFVVTKILANYIKPAVLGDMIDVKTKVNKIGKASMILDQEIFRVASLETQCFELLFTAQITVAFMCHGRVGKMGDELASLFASKL